One window from the genome of Natronomonas salsuginis encodes:
- a CDS encoding ABC transporter permease codes for MSSLTDSPHAPDRLQRDWLGPVMRTVLSDKRAVVGAVVVVSIIILAVFAPYLAPTEPQTTYDLLEPPNSHSEGDFDLDGTTEEIWHPLGTDSQGKDILTELIYGARISLLVAFATVGFALLVGTTIGMLAGYYRGWIDSLLMRYIDLQWAFPEIVLAVAIIAVTGGIGVVPVIIAIGFGFVDDFARLVRSEVLKTREEAYITAARAVGMRPRRVMFREILPNVTGTILVQITLLIPIAILWEAGLSFIGMGVSPSTPTWGLLLADGRQFLHEAWWISVLPGLAILVTVLSFTLFGEGLREAFDVSEREVHDR; via the coding sequence ATGAGTTCTCTCACCGATTCACCCCACGCACCGGACCGACTGCAACGTGACTGGCTCGGTCCCGTGATGCGAACCGTCCTCTCAGACAAGCGCGCGGTAGTTGGTGCCGTCGTCGTCGTTTCGATCATCATCCTCGCGGTCTTCGCACCGTATCTGGCGCCCACCGAGCCACAGACCACGTACGACCTACTTGAGCCACCGAACAGCCACTCGGAAGGCGACTTCGACTTGGACGGCACGACGGAGGAAATCTGGCATCCACTGGGAACTGATTCGCAGGGCAAAGACATCCTGACCGAACTGATCTACGGGGCCAGGATATCGCTGCTGGTGGCCTTCGCGACGGTCGGGTTCGCGTTACTCGTAGGAACGACGATTGGTATGTTGGCGGGCTACTATCGCGGGTGGATCGACTCACTGCTGATGCGCTACATAGACCTGCAGTGGGCGTTCCCGGAGATTGTACTTGCGGTCGCGATCATCGCAGTCACGGGCGGTATCGGTGTCGTCCCGGTGATCATCGCGATTGGCTTCGGATTTGTCGACGACTTCGCACGTCTGGTTCGAAGCGAAGTACTCAAGACCCGCGAGGAAGCCTACATCACGGCCGCACGAGCCGTCGGAATGCGTCCGCGGCGCGTTATGTTCCGGGAGATTCTGCCGAACGTCACCGGGACGATACTGGTCCAGATCACTCTCCTGATACCCATCGCTATCCTCTGGGAGGCTGGCCTGTCCTTCATTGGGATGGGCGTGTCTCCGAGCACGCCGACGTGGGGACTGCTGCTGGCCGACGGTCGGCAGTTCCTCCACGAGGCGTGGTGGATCAGCGTGCTCCCAGGACTGGCCATCCTCGTCACCGTCCTCTCGTTTACTTTGTTCGGCGAGGGGCTGCGCGAGGCGTTCGACGTGAGCGAACGGGAGGTCCACGACAGATGA
- a CDS encoding ABC transporter ATP-binding protein, which yields MTLLEVENLHTEFPMDGYTIPALDDVSLSVSSGEIVGVVGESGSGKTVLAESVMGIVEEPGRVTDGEIRFKGESLLSKTESELQSVRGSDISLVFQDPMNSLNPTITVGEQVAETIRLHQDVGESVSLGAEVKRKLLGATKHSESWKRSIEMLETVGIPEPASRASSYPHEFSGGMRQRALIAIALSCEPDLLIADEPTTALDVTTQAKLLDELEALAEAFDTAVMVITHDLAVVAELCEFVYVMYAGEVVERARTERLFRQPQHPYTVGLLDSIPHLDGSTELGAIPGDVPERTGQMEGCLFAPRCPEATQECHENRPSDRSVGDGEHSAACLKRGESQSVDLVNKHD from the coding sequence ATGACGCTCCTCGAAGTCGAGAACCTCCACACGGAGTTCCCTATGGACGGATACACCATCCCCGCGCTCGACGACGTGAGCCTGAGCGTTTCGAGCGGCGAAATCGTCGGTGTCGTCGGCGAGAGCGGGAGCGGGAAGACGGTTCTAGCCGAGAGCGTGATGGGCATCGTCGAAGAACCCGGACGCGTCACAGACGGTGAGATTCGGTTCAAGGGGGAGTCGCTGCTCTCGAAGACGGAGTCCGAACTCCAGTCCGTTCGCGGGAGCGACATCTCGCTGGTCTTTCAGGACCCGATGAACAGCCTGAATCCGACGATAACCGTCGGCGAACAAGTAGCCGAAACGATCCGGTTACATCAGGATGTTGGTGAGAGCGTTTCGCTCGGAGCGGAGGTCAAGCGGAAACTCCTCGGCGCGACGAAACACTCCGAATCATGGAAGCGGAGCATCGAGATGCTGGAAACCGTCGGTATCCCCGAACCGGCGAGTCGGGCGTCGAGTTACCCCCACGAGTTCAGCGGCGGCATGCGCCAGCGCGCGCTCATCGCCATCGCGCTCTCGTGTGAGCCGGATCTCCTGATCGCAGACGAACCGACGACGGCCCTCGACGTGACGACCCAGGCCAAGTTACTCGACGAACTGGAGGCGCTCGCGGAGGCCTTCGACACCGCGGTCATGGTGATTACGCACGACCTCGCGGTGGTCGCCGAGCTCTGCGAGTTCGTCTACGTGATGTACGCGGGGGAGGTCGTCGAGCGGGCGAGAACCGAGAGGCTGTTCCGTCAGCCACAGCATCCCTACACGGTCGGTCTCCTCGATAGCATCCCTCACTTGGATGGGTCGACTGAGCTCGGCGCGATTCCGGGAGACGTTCCCGAACGGACAGGTCAAATGGAGGGCTGTCTTTTCGCGCCGCGGTGTCCGGAAGCGACCCAAGAGTGCCACGAGAACCGTCCGTCAGATCGGAGTGTCGGAGATGGCGAACACAGCGCAGCCTGTCTGAAACGTGGCGAGTCGCAATCAGTGGATCTGGTGAACAAGCATGACTGA